A section of the Centroberyx gerrardi isolate f3 chromosome 8, fCenGer3.hap1.cur.20231027, whole genome shotgun sequence genome encodes:
- the unc45b gene encoding protein unc-45 homolog B, translated as MMGDPIQLKDEGNKHFQDGDTDKAIESYTKALKVCKDKKVLAVIHRNRSACYLKKENYANAASDASKAIDVDAADIKALYRRCQALEKLGKLDMAFKDVQRCATLEPKNKTFLDTLRRLGADIQAKLKTTFSTDSRVQNMFDILLDEEMEKDKREKAANNLIVLAREDAGAERIFQNNGVPLLLNMIETGKAEMVLAAIRTFAGMCTGHKARAMAIMNMVGIDKMCSIMAVDNEEISLAACNLFQCINDSLTGGDKRVYGKEEALVLDASKDLKTILLSLLEMVGSKKVSGHGRDQALNLLTKNVPRSDKKGPDHSKTLFTIDHGLKKILKVCGQVPELPDQLPMTENTQLIASVLLSKLYDDLKCDPERDNFRDICDEYIKSKFDPKDMDRNIHAINTISGLLQGPFDVGNALVGRQGVMEMMVALCGSEREVDQMVAVEALIHSSTKMSRASFIITNGVSLLKDIYKKTKNEKIKIRSLVGLCKLGSAGGDDYSLRQFAEGSTEKLAKQCRKWLCNPQIDTRTRKWAIEGLAYLTNDADVKDDFVEDEPAMKAMFELAKSRDKTILYAVACTLINCTNSYEKKEIIPELVQLAKFSKQHVPEQHPKDKKDFIDKRVKRMLKAGVISALAVMVKADNSILTDQTKELLSRVFLALSEDAKDRGIIIAQGGGKALIPLALEGTNAGKVKACHALAKIAAISNPEIAFPGERVYEVVRPLVSLLNTERDGMQNYEALKGLTNLAGFSEKLRVKIVKEKALPEIENYMFEEHDQIKQAATECMCNLVTCKEVQERYLEDGNDKLKLLVLLCGEDDEHLQIAASGALAMLTAAKKKLCTKMTMVTTQWLEILQRLCLHDNPQVQHRGLVIIFNMLNSDDSELAKKLIECEMLEILTVIGKAEDNPKRQLVIDVARTCLVKAMDLGLIKPFSTPS; from the exons Atg ATGGGAGACCCAATCCAGTTAAAAGACGAGGGAAACAAGCACTTCCAGGATGGAGATACTGATAAGGCCATTGAGAGCTACACTAAAGCCCTCAAGGTGTGCAAGGACAAGAAGGTGCTGGCTGTCATTCACAGGAACAGATCTGCCTGCTACCTGAAAAAG GAAAACTATGCCAATGCAGCCTCTGATGCATCCAAAG CTATTGATGTTGATGCAGCAGACATTAAAGCCTTGTACCGGCGTTGCCAAGCTCTGGAGAAACTAGGAAAACTGGACATGGCATTCAAGGACGTGCAGAGATGTGCCACCCTCGAACCAAAGAACAAGACCTTCCTGGACACTCTTCGCAGGCTGGGGGCGGACATCCAGGCTAAG CTCAAAACAACATTCTCCACAGACTCCAGGGTGCAGAACATGTTTGACATTCTACTCgatgaagaaatggaaaaggatAAGAGGGAAAAG GCTGCGAACAACCTGATTGTCCTGGCCAGAGAGGACGCCGGAGCAGAGAGAATCTTCCAGAACAATGGAGTGCCTCTGCTGCTCAACATGATAGAGACGGGCAAAGCAGAGATGGTGCTGGCTGCTATCCGGACCTTCGCAGGAATGTGCACAGGACACAAAGCTCGG GCAATGGCCATCATGAACATGGTGGGCATCGATAAGATGTGCAGCATCATGGCTGTTGACAATGAGGAGATTTCACTGGCAGCATGCAACCTCTTCCAGTGCATCAACGACTCCCTCACTGGTGGAGATAAAAGGGTTTATGGGAAAGAAGAGGCCTTGGTATTGG ATGCATCCAAGGACCTGAAGACCATTCTTCTCTCCCTGCTGGAAATGGTTGGGAGTAAGAAGGTGTCCGGCCATGGCAGAGACCAGGCCCTGAACCTCCTGACCAAGAATGTACCTCGCAGCGACAAGAAAGGACCAGACCACTCCAAGACCCTCTTCACTATTGACCACG GTCTGAAGAAGATCCTGAAGGTGTGTGGTCAGGTTCCTGAACTGCCAGACCAGCTGCCCATGACGGAGAACACACAGCTGATTGCCAGCGTGCTCCTCAGCAAGCTCTATGACGACCTCAAATGCGACCCAGAGAGAGACAACTTCAGGGACATTTGTGATGAATATATCAA ATCCAAGTTCGACCCCAAGGACATGGACAGGAACATCCATGCTATCAACACTATCTCAGGGCTGCTGCAGGGTCCCTTCGATGTCGGGAACGCCCTGGTCGGACGGCAAGGCGTCATGGAAATGATGGTGGCGCTGTGTGGCTCCGAACGTGAGGTGGACCAGATGGTGGCCGTGGAGGCGCTGATCCACTCCTCGACGAAGATGAGCCGCGCCTCCTTCATCATCACCAACGGTGTGTCACTGCTCAAGGACATCTACAAGAAGACCAAGAATGAGAAGATTAAGATACGCTCACTGGTG ggTCTCTGCAAACTCGGTTCAGCCGGTGGTGACGATTACAGTTTGAGGCAGTTTGCAGAGGGCTCTACAGAGAAGTTGGCCAAGCAGTGCAGGAA GTGGCTCTGCAATCCCCAGATTGATACCAGAACAAGGAAGTGGGCCATCGAAGGTCTGGCTTATCTGACTAACGATGCTGATGTGAAGGATGACTTTGTTGAAGACGAACCTGCCATGAAAGCCATGTTTGAACTGGCCAAG TCCAGGGATAAGACCATCTTGTACGCCGTAGCTTGCACCCTGATTAACTGCACCAACAGCTAcgagaaaaaagaaatcatcCCTGAGCTGGTTCAGCTGGCCAAGTTCTCTAAACAGCATGTGCCTGAGCAGCACCCCAAg GACAAGAAGGACTTTATCGACAAGAGAGTGAAAAGGATGCTGAAGGCTGGAGTCATATCAGCTCTTGCTGTCATGGTCAAAGCAGACAATTCCATCCTGACTGACCAGACCAAAGAGCTGCTGTCAAG GGTGTTCTTGGCACTGTCAGAGGATGCAAAAGATCGTGGTATTATCATAGCCCAAGGTGGGGGAAAG GCTTTGATCCCTCTGGCTCTGGAAGGGACAAATGCTGGGAAAGTGAAGGCCTGCCACGCCCTTGCCAAGATCGCCGCTATCTCAAACCCAGAGATCGCCTTCCCCGGTGAGAGG GTGTATGAGGTGGTGCGTCCTTTAGTCAGCCTgctaaacacagagagagacggcatGCAGAACTATGAAGCTCTGAAGGGCCTCACCAACCTGGCTGGTTTCAGTGAGAAACTGAG AGTGAAGATTGTGAAAGAGAAGGCTCTACCAGAGATTGAGAACTACATGTTTGAAGAGCATGATCAGATCAAACAGGCTGCGACTGAATGCATGTGCAACCTCGTGACCTGTAAAGAG gtccAAGAGCGTTACCTGGAGGACGGCAACGATAAGCTGAAGCTGCTGGTGCTGCTTTGTGGTGAGGATGACGAACACCTTCAGATCGCTGCGTCCGGAGCGCTGGCCATGCTTACTGCTGCCAAGAAGAAGCTCTGCACCAAGATGACCATGGTG ACCACCCAGTGGCTTGAGATCCTGCAGAGGTTGTGTCTGCACGACAACCCCCAGGTCCAGCACCGCGGCCTGGTGATCATCTTCAACATGCTCAACTCAGACGACAGCGAGCTGGCCAAGAAGCTGATCGAGTGTGAGATGTTGGAAATCCTCACGGTGATCGGCAAGGCGGAGGACAATCCCAAGAGGCAGCTGGTCATCGATGTGGCGCGCACGTGCCTGGTCAAGGCTATGGATCTTGGCCTCATCAAGCCGTTCAGCACCCCCTCTTAA